From one Verrucomicrobiota bacterium genomic stretch:
- a CDS encoding SpvB/TcaC N-terminal domain-containing protein: protein MPEVKESKSPSGLYEQLTKEKTAKSNAIQIPEISLPKGGGALKGIDEQFQVNPANGTSSFSIPLPVSPARSGSSPDLALSYNSGSGNSPYGLGWSVSYPVIQRKMDRLLPRYLSGELEDVFTLSGAEDLVAYLDEDGENWKVRESQVGDLTILRYRPRQEGSFSRIERITQLNKIPYWKVTGGDNTVILFGLDDDSRIQNPEDPNQVYAWLPSFSYDDKGNWIRYVYKRENFDNLASELHERNRLNGLAAITNQYLKRVVYGNRKPWFASDPYQPTLPPNDAECFFELVMDYGEHDADVPTPQEVQVWSSRPDAFSFYRAGFEIRTYRRCHRILMFHHFEELGSEPCLVRSLDLTYSPSSINGSGQTEVSYLSQLTSRGYVRRQDETYSTKALPPMIFDYQSVNWNTEVRTVDADSCMNAPVGLGGDYVWTDLYGEGISGILSEQAEGLYYKSNFGDIDGSSGVKLSPASQVSPKPSFRGLHQGAVALQDLEADGEKQLVVNQPGIQGYFEMTEDNDFKSFQAFQTVANIGLSAAHARILDLNGDGRADLVVTEDNVFVWYASEGKKGYKAAERSLKTFDEELGPSVIFADLSDQESIVLADMSGDGLTDIVRVRNGEICYWPNKGYGKFGAKVSMSNAPIFDCSDAFDPEKVLFTDISGTGATDIVYLGQQSFKAYVNLSGNAWSESQEIDPFLPIHSNSQVSVVDLLGTGTSCIVWSSNLASDSQRPMHYIDLMDSRKPHVMTRYANNLGKEVYLEYRSSTHDYLKDKREGKPWITKLPFPVQVVSKVTVEEHITAVSFSTNYRYHHGYYDHAEKEFRGFGMVEQLDTELYRTWSASSSGTKLEQTEELYQAPVLTKTWFHTGAFLDRERILNHYEKEYWYEAYQRLFPESSVVVNEPQLEDARVVAAENLEDQAIIEYLSADEWREALRACRGMILRQEIFALDGKETDHDSLMLQAKPYSVATHNCDIQLLQPRAGNKHAVFMTTEREAIGISYERNEVDPRVTHLLNTRMDELGQILEAVSVVYPRRIVDPYLPQDIQAKQAQTFMTCVRHQYTNDITQPETYRLRLVAETETFELTGILPSGDLYQLGDFQKALEEFNSTTNPVGTSEIAYRDQASTGRERRLIEHTRTLFYNEDLTHALPLYQLPTHGLGYESYQLAYTPDLLLDLFGTKVIDQNTLMNEGRYIEMEGNWWVRSGITQLVDTSNGESRFDAESRFFTPLSYTDPFGSKTTVNYFKDYFLLMESTVDALGNEITAENFNFRVLSPTRMRDANDNLSEVILDELGLVKATALMGKGQEADNLSGLSEATEQAEHDLIKHYFTLKDTTLLRTTARQLLKNATTRFVYDFDRYQTSLKLREEQINPGPCEVVKYLPSVVGGIIREEHHVTNPNSPLQLGFEYSDGMGQVAMVKTQAEPGEALSLNIYPDCSYSVETIDTNNDLRWLGNGRTVFNNKGNPVKQFEPYFSVNPFFEDAKELVERGVTPVIYYDALGRNIRTELPDGTFTKVEFDSWQQRIYDSNDTVRDSQWYLDRGSPDPADPSYNHLSTDPQVVAAWKAAQYDDTPLQLHLDSQGRPVYSVEHNRVQGQDTFYATRIELDIEGNTLAVIDARGNSVMQYGYNFLGYRVYQNSMDAGERWMLVNAVGSLLRAWDGRGHILSNTFDVLQRPLEMRVEGGDQAQPLNHVFQKLVYGESMPNAKNLNMRGQVQALYDTAGKISSISFDFKGNLLEGNRRFASGYRQTADWSGLDPDNLLEAETFISKVSYDALNRPIFIETSDGSIYIHSFNEASMLDSISVNMETPNGLSRIEENCVKKISYDEKGRRKSILYGNSTRSDYIYDPKSFRLVRSQSKGMNQELLQDFIYQYDAVGNITEIQDSAAPTVFFGNMVSQARSLYTYDGLNRLVEAKGREHVAQNTLGSEDHWHDLPFLKRYQAGDSMAMRPYTQSYQYDSVGNLLQMQHVAQGGNWTRDYNYESANNRLKSTQVGQQIYHYPYHAQHGNMIAMPHLPSMQWNFLDQLLSTSRQADSSISETTWYVYDAGGERVRKITENQGGNSLKEERLYLGGLEIYRKHSGQHAGLERRSLHISDTAGRVAMVDTRNEIDDDTGQRTIRYQMGNHLGSVSLETNESAQVISYEEYHPFGTTAYQAVNASIKVAAKRYRYTGMERDEESGLSYHSARYYIPWLGRWTIYDPMGLVDGLNIFAYSSNNPIALSDPSGQQSQAPEQKGLVNVVPGTTFTGKESVEQLHTAARASGYDFTGEPTWDGSGWHVGKVFRISPRETILAQVKQMTDPLNMGDSVQGGFGESWPILPQPGNGAGDDKNSDRQLPSMLPPFSTSNNTGPLGSLVHARVLPELTERLFKHGIISHFEIRIPGASKSGSGNPGRVDFDVYPPTEPGIHRYELKPHNPYEFENYAGEIDWYNDFPNPGDPLGWLPAQRGTYLADHVKPEHPDVFDPIKTTIGGHQVSIHLYLPEPGLITYTVHYSGGHPVGVPVEIRERGKEPRFIDPTWYDKFFLIDGEANIEFVLRTTVEVELTLATGGAFRALKGIGFLGRMSGLGRFVPAL from the coding sequence ATGCCAGAGGTCAAAGAGAGCAAGTCTCCATCTGGTTTGTATGAGCAGCTCACGAAAGAAAAGACGGCCAAGTCAAACGCCATACAGATCCCGGAAATCTCTTTGCCTAAGGGTGGTGGTGCTTTAAAGGGAATCGATGAGCAGTTCCAAGTTAATCCTGCAAATGGGACAAGCAGCTTTAGTATTCCTTTACCGGTTTCTCCAGCAAGGAGTGGTAGTTCTCCGGATCTAGCTTTAAGTTATAATTCCGGTTCAGGTAATAGTCCTTATGGCTTAGGTTGGTCAGTCTCATACCCAGTGATTCAGCGCAAGATGGATCGATTACTGCCTCGTTATTTATCCGGAGAATTGGAGGATGTTTTTACGCTCTCGGGTGCGGAGGATTTAGTTGCCTACCTAGATGAGGATGGTGAAAACTGGAAGGTTAGAGAATCCCAGGTTGGGGATCTAACTATTCTACGATATAGGCCTAGGCAGGAAGGTTCTTTTTCGAGAATAGAGCGCATTACTCAGCTCAACAAAATCCCTTATTGGAAAGTTACTGGTGGAGACAACACTGTCATTTTATTTGGATTGGATGACGATTCTCGAATCCAAAATCCGGAAGACCCCAACCAGGTTTATGCTTGGCTTCCATCGTTTTCTTATGATGATAAGGGAAACTGGATTCGTTACGTCTATAAGCGAGAAAATTTTGATAATCTTGCAAGTGAACTGCACGAAAGGAATCGCTTGAATGGCTTGGCGGCCATTACTAATCAGTATTTAAAGCGTGTGGTCTATGGCAATCGAAAGCCTTGGTTTGCCAGTGATCCCTACCAACCCACACTACCTCCGAATGATGCGGAGTGTTTTTTTGAACTCGTGATGGATTATGGAGAGCATGATGCAGATGTGCCAACGCCTCAGGAAGTTCAGGTATGGAGTTCACGGCCAGATGCTTTTTCTTTCTATCGCGCTGGCTTTGAAATAAGAACGTATCGACGCTGTCATCGTATCCTGATGTTTCACCATTTTGAAGAGCTTGGTTCAGAGCCCTGCCTTGTCCGCTCATTAGATCTTACCTACAGCCCCTCTTCTATCAATGGCTCAGGTCAAACAGAAGTCAGTTACTTAAGTCAACTGACAAGCAGGGGATATGTGCGCCGGCAGGATGAAACTTATTCGACTAAAGCTCTGCCGCCTATGATTTTTGATTATCAGTCTGTTAATTGGAATACGGAAGTTAGAACAGTAGATGCTGATAGTTGCATGAATGCCCCAGTAGGTTTAGGTGGTGATTACGTATGGACGGATTTATATGGAGAGGGCATTTCAGGAATTCTAAGCGAGCAAGCAGAAGGATTATACTATAAGAGTAATTTTGGTGATATTGATGGCAGCAGTGGTGTTAAGCTAAGTCCAGCTAGTCAAGTTTCACCTAAGCCTTCTTTTAGAGGACTTCATCAAGGCGCTGTAGCACTTCAGGATTTAGAAGCTGATGGGGAAAAGCAGTTGGTAGTGAATCAACCTGGCATCCAAGGTTATTTTGAGATGACCGAAGACAATGACTTCAAGTCCTTTCAAGCATTTCAAACAGTTGCCAACATCGGATTATCTGCTGCTCATGCTCGCATTTTAGATTTAAATGGCGATGGCCGGGCCGATTTGGTAGTGACCGAAGATAATGTCTTTGTCTGGTATGCTTCAGAGGGAAAGAAGGGTTATAAAGCGGCGGAGCGATCCTTAAAAACCTTTGATGAGGAGTTGGGCCCCAGCGTTATTTTTGCAGATTTAAGTGATCAGGAATCTATCGTCTTGGCTGATATGTCTGGCGACGGGCTTACTGATATTGTCCGTGTGCGCAATGGAGAGATCTGTTATTGGCCCAATAAGGGGTATGGAAAATTTGGTGCCAAAGTCAGTATGAGTAATGCCCCAATTTTTGATTGTTCTGATGCCTTTGATCCTGAGAAAGTTCTGTTTACAGATATCAGTGGAACTGGAGCTACCGATATCGTGTATCTTGGTCAACAGAGTTTCAAAGCTTATGTCAATCTTAGTGGTAATGCCTGGAGTGAGAGCCAGGAGATTGATCCTTTTCTTCCCATTCATAGCAACAGTCAAGTCTCAGTAGTCGACCTACTTGGGACGGGCACTTCATGCATTGTCTGGTCATCTAATTTAGCAAGCGATAGTCAAAGGCCTATGCATTACATTGACCTGATGGACAGTCGCAAGCCACATGTCATGACTCGTTATGCTAACAACCTGGGTAAGGAGGTTTATTTAGAATATAGGAGTTCAACACACGATTATCTCAAAGATAAGCGAGAGGGTAAGCCCTGGATAACCAAGTTACCATTCCCGGTCCAGGTCGTCAGCAAGGTTACCGTTGAGGAACACATCACAGCAGTGTCTTTTAGCACCAACTATCGTTATCATCATGGTTACTACGACCATGCAGAGAAGGAGTTTCGAGGTTTTGGGATGGTAGAGCAACTTGATACAGAATTATACCGGACATGGTCTGCCAGCAGCAGCGGAACTAAGTTGGAGCAAACGGAGGAGCTGTATCAAGCTCCTGTGTTAACGAAAACTTGGTTTCATACAGGGGCTTTTTTGGATCGAGAACGGATATTGAACCACTACGAGAAAGAGTATTGGTATGAGGCTTATCAAAGGCTATTCCCTGAATCGTCTGTTGTTGTCAATGAACCGCAACTAGAGGATGCAAGGGTCGTAGCAGCAGAAAATCTTGAAGATCAAGCAATCATTGAATACCTGAGTGCAGATGAGTGGAGGGAGGCGCTGCGGGCCTGCAGAGGTATGATTTTGCGCCAGGAAATATTTGCTTTAGATGGTAAAGAGACAGATCACGATTCTTTAATGCTTCAGGCTAAACCGTACTCCGTGGCTACACACAATTGCGATATTCAGTTGCTCCAGCCTAGAGCAGGCAACAAGCATGCGGTATTCATGACAACGGAAAGGGAAGCTATAGGCATCTCTTATGAGCGCAACGAGGTTGATCCTAGGGTTACTCATCTACTCAACACTCGTATGGATGAATTGGGTCAAATTCTGGAAGCGGTTTCTGTCGTTTATCCGAGAAGAATAGTAGACCCTTATTTGCCACAAGACATCCAAGCCAAGCAGGCCCAAACCTTCATGACTTGTGTGCGGCATCAATATACCAACGATATTACTCAACCTGAGACATATCGCCTGCGTTTGGTGGCGGAGACAGAGACTTTTGAATTAACCGGTATCCTTCCATCGGGTGATCTCTATCAGCTCGGCGATTTTCAAAAGGCCTTGGAAGAATTTAACTCCACGACTAACCCAGTGGGAACAAGTGAAATTGCTTACCGAGACCAAGCGTCTACTGGCAGAGAACGTCGGCTTATCGAGCACACCAGGACTTTGTTTTATAATGAAGATTTAACGCATGCCTTGCCGCTATACCAACTGCCAACTCATGGGTTAGGCTATGAGAGTTACCAGTTAGCTTATACTCCTGATTTACTACTAGATCTCTTCGGAACCAAGGTCATTGACCAAAATACCCTGATGAATGAAGGGCGTTATATTGAGATGGAGGGTAATTGGTGGGTTCGTTCCGGTATCACACAATTGGTTGATACTTCCAATGGTGAGAGTCGATTCGATGCTGAAAGTCGATTTTTTACTCCCTTATCTTATACCGATCCATTCGGTTCTAAAACAACAGTGAATTACTTTAAAGATTACTTCTTGTTGATGGAATCGACCGTAGACGCTTTAGGTAATGAGATTACTGCTGAGAATTTCAATTTCCGTGTGCTCTCCCCTACACGTATGCGAGATGCCAATGATAACCTTTCTGAAGTCATCCTTGATGAACTGGGATTAGTCAAAGCGACTGCTTTGATGGGAAAGGGGCAGGAAGCAGATAACTTGTCGGGATTGAGTGAGGCCACCGAACAAGCCGAACACGATTTGATCAAGCACTATTTTACTCTCAAAGATACAACGCTATTACGAACTACTGCCCGTCAATTATTAAAAAATGCTACGACTCGTTTTGTCTATGATTTTGATCGCTACCAAACCTCATTGAAATTGCGCGAGGAGCAAATTAATCCAGGTCCCTGTGAAGTAGTCAAATACCTTCCATCTGTTGTTGGAGGGATCATAAGAGAAGAGCATCATGTCACTAATCCTAATAGTCCTCTACAGTTAGGATTCGAATATTCAGATGGTATGGGACAGGTTGCCATGGTCAAAACTCAAGCCGAACCTGGCGAAGCCTTAAGCCTTAATATCTATCCGGATTGCAGTTACAGTGTGGAGACGATTGACACAAATAATGATCTTCGCTGGCTTGGTAATGGCAGAACAGTGTTTAACAACAAGGGTAATCCTGTGAAACAGTTTGAGCCTTACTTTTCAGTGAACCCGTTTTTTGAGGATGCTAAGGAATTAGTCGAGCGCGGTGTAACACCTGTTATCTACTATGATGCTCTGGGACGTAATATACGGACAGAGCTTCCGGATGGCACGTTTACCAAAGTCGAATTTGATAGCTGGCAACAACGCATTTATGACTCAAATGATACGGTCCGCGACAGTCAATGGTATTTGGATCGCGGAAGTCCTGATCCGGCTGATCCCTCCTACAATCATCTTTCTACGGACCCACAAGTTGTCGCAGCCTGGAAAGCTGCTCAATATGATGATACTCCGCTCCAACTTCATTTGGACAGCCAGGGTCGTCCGGTCTACAGTGTCGAGCATAATCGAGTTCAAGGACAAGATACGTTTTATGCGACTCGTATTGAGCTCGACATAGAAGGTAATACCCTTGCAGTGATTGATGCCCGGGGTAACTCTGTCATGCAATATGGCTATAATTTTTTGGGGTATCGCGTTTATCAGAATAGCATGGATGCAGGGGAGCGTTGGATGCTGGTCAATGCAGTCGGTAGTCTATTGCGAGCCTGGGACGGTAGGGGGCATATACTTTCTAACACCTTTGATGTACTTCAAAGGCCACTAGAGATGCGGGTCGAAGGAGGGGACCAAGCTCAACCTCTCAATCATGTCTTTCAAAAGTTGGTATATGGTGAGAGCATGCCGAACGCAAAGAATCTGAATATGCGAGGTCAGGTTCAAGCCCTTTATGATACCGCAGGTAAGATCAGCAGCATTAGTTTTGACTTTAAGGGGAATTTGCTTGAAGGGAACCGTCGTTTTGCCTCTGGTTATAGACAAACTGCCGATTGGTCTGGGCTAGATCCTGACAACCTTCTAGAAGCGGAAACATTTATTTCTAAAGTTAGTTATGATGCACTGAATCGGCCTATTTTTATAGAGACATCTGACGGTAGTATTTATATCCATAGCTTCAACGAGGCGAGTATGCTGGATAGCATATCAGTCAACATGGAGACCCCAAACGGTTTGAGCCGTATCGAGGAAAACTGTGTCAAAAAAATTAGTTACGATGAAAAGGGACGTCGCAAATCTATACTATATGGTAATAGCACCAGGTCTGACTATATTTACGACCCAAAGTCCTTCCGCTTAGTACGCTCGCAGAGCAAGGGCATGAATCAAGAACTTCTGCAGGATTTCATCTACCAATATGATGCAGTTGGAAATATTACTGAGATACAGGATAGTGCTGCTCCAACTGTTTTCTTTGGAAATATGGTGAGTCAAGCTCGCTCGCTATATACCTATGATGGCTTAAACCGTCTGGTCGAGGCAAAGGGTAGAGAGCATGTTGCTCAAAATACATTAGGCTCAGAAGATCATTGGCATGATCTTCCATTTCTTAAGCGTTATCAGGCGGGAGATTCGATGGCCATGCGCCCCTACACACAGAGTTATCAATATGATAGTGTAGGTAATCTTCTGCAAATGCAACATGTGGCACAAGGAGGTAACTGGACGCGTGACTATAACTACGAATCAGCTAACAATCGCTTAAAAAGCACTCAAGTTGGCCAACAAATATATCATTACCCTTACCATGCACAGCACGGCAACATGATCGCTATGCCGCATCTTCCCTCCATGCAGTGGAATTTCCTTGATCAGCTGCTTTCTACATCGCGACAGGCCGATAGTAGCATATCAGAAACCACTTGGTATGTATACGATGCTGGGGGAGAGAGGGTGCGTAAGATCACAGAAAACCAGGGAGGGAACTCTCTGAAAGAAGAGCGCCTTTATTTGGGTGGTTTGGAAATTTATCGCAAACATAGTGGTCAGCATGCAGGTTTGGAACGACGTTCCTTACACATTTCTGATACTGCTGGCAGAGTCGCGATGGTGGACACCCGTAATGAAATAGACGATGATACGGGGCAGCGAACGATCCGTTATCAAATGGGTAATCACCTGGGATCTGTCAGTTTAGAAACCAATGAGTCAGCTCAAGTAATTTCTTATGAGGAGTATCATCCCTTTGGTACGACAGCTTATCAAGCGGTGAACGCCTCCATCAAAGTTGCTGCCAAACGCTATCGTTATACAGGGATGGAGAGGGATGAGGAATCTGGGCTTAGTTATCATTCTGCGAGGTATTATATTCCTTGGTTAGGTAGGTGGACGATCTATGACCCAATGGGCTTGGTAGATGGGCTAAATATTTTTGCTTATAGTTCCAATAACCCTATAGCGCTCTCAGATCCTTCAGGACAGCAAAGTCAAGCACCTGAGCAAAAGGGCCTGGTTAATGTTGTTCCAGGAACAACATTTACAGGAAAGGAGTCAGTGGAGCAACTCCACACAGCGGCTAGAGCTAGTGGCTATGACTTTACGGGGGAACCCACCTGGGATGGCAGCGGCTGGCATGTGGGAAAGGTGTTTCGTATCAGTCCTCGTGAAACAATTTTAGCACAAGTCAAACAAATGACAGATCCCTTAAACATGGGAGATAGTGTTCAAGGTGGCTTTGGCGAAAGTTGGCCTATTTTGCCGCAACCGGGGAATGGTGCAGGGGATGATAAGAACAGTGATCGTCAGTTGCCATCTATGCTGCCACCTTTTTCTACTTCCAACAATACTGGTCCTCTGGGCAGTTTAGTTCACGCACGAGTTCTCCCGGAGCTGACGGAAAGACTATTCAAGCACGGTATTATCTCTCACTTTGAAATTCGTATACCTGGGGCAAGCAAAAGTGGTAGTGGTAATCCGGGGCGAGTTGATTTTGATGTTTATCCTCCAACAGAACCTGGGATTCATAGATATGAGCTAAAGCCTCATAATCCCTATGAGTTCGAGAACTATGCTGGTGAAATCGATTGGTATAATGATTTTCCTAATCCGGGTGACCCACTTGGATGGCTCCCTGCACAAAGAGGGACTTATTTAGCCGACCATGTTAAACCAGAGCATCCAGATGTCTTTGATCCCATTAAAACTACTATTGGGGGTCACCAGGTATCTATTCACCTATATCTTCCGGAGCCAGGCTTAATTACTTATACGGTGCATTATAGTGGAGGTCATCCCGTTGGTGTTCCAGTAGAAATTCGTGAGAGGGGCAAAGAACCTCGTTTCATTGACCCTACTTGGTATGACAAATTCTTTTTAATAGATGGAGAGGCCAACATTGAATTTGTTTTAAGAACTACGGTAGAAGTAGAACTCACCTTAGCTACTGGGGGTGCATTTAGGGCTCTAAAGGGTATTGGTTTCCTTGGTAGGATGAGTGGTTTGGGTAGGTTTGTGCCAGCTTTATAA
- a CDS encoding DUF6088 family protein → MGKHLNSIDNKIISRIYGLKRGIVFTPKKFRDLGSKQAVFNALKRYVESGTIRRLAPGLYDYPRKHPKLGLIAPSVDSIANALKGSEAIRIQPSGAYAANLTGLSEQLPMKIIFLTDGPRKLVKVGRQEIRLIPTTPRMMAMSGKISGLVTQALKHMGKQQIDEKMIAKLKKRLSQKDKKQLLDDISYPPAWIGDIFRTLANE, encoded by the coding sequence ATGGGAAAACACCTAAATTCTATAGATAATAAAATAATCTCAAGGATATATGGCCTTAAAAGGGGTATTGTATTTACACCAAAAAAATTTAGAGATTTGGGCAGTAAACAAGCGGTGTTTAATGCTCTAAAAAGGTATGTTGAATCTGGGACAATTCGTAGGCTAGCTCCAGGTCTTTATGATTATCCCAGAAAGCACCCTAAACTGGGACTCATAGCTCCTTCAGTAGATAGCATAGCTAATGCGCTAAAAGGATCTGAGGCTATTAGAATTCAGCCGTCAGGTGCTTACGCTGCCAATTTAACTGGATTGTCTGAACAGCTTCCCATGAAAATCATTTTTCTTACAGATGGCCCAAGAAAGCTAGTAAAGGTAGGTAGACAGGAAATACGCCTCATACCAACAACACCTAGGATGATGGCAATGTCAGGCAAAATTAGTGGGCTTGTCACCCAAGCACTTAAACATATGGGAAAACAACAGATAGACGAGAAAATGATCGCAAAGCTTAAAAAGCGACTGAGTCAGAAAGATAAAAAGCAGTTATTAGATGATATTAGCTATCCACCAGCATGGATTGGAGATATCTTTAGAACTCTTGCAAATGAATGA
- a CDS encoding nucleotidyl transferase AbiEii/AbiGii toxin family protein, with the protein MNDFIQLPVNEQLLYYEQAKAELGIPAATIEKDFWVCWTLKQLFELPKWKDKLTFKGGTSLSKVWNLIDRFSEDIDLIVDREYLGFGGENEPEEAQTSSQKKKRIERLKKACRKTVSEDLLSCLEKQINKELPDPSLAKIIFDQEDHDHNTIEFYYPRVFPEKSLEALLPYVKLEIGPRGDNWPADKHEIKPYLIEVLPQVFPPEGKIKVNVLDSSRTFLEKAMLLHEEGQRPESRKRKGRMARHYYDLYCMIKAGIGDKAIANESLVTRVREHRMFYYNVSWVDYETLRPGTMEMLPGQDALSFWEKDYESMKNNFFFGEVPSFTEIVNSVETFQDKWNALFS; encoded by the coding sequence ATGAATGATTTTATTCAATTACCAGTAAATGAGCAGCTTCTTTATTATGAACAGGCTAAAGCTGAGTTAGGTATTCCTGCGGCAACGATTGAAAAAGATTTTTGGGTATGCTGGACGCTTAAACAACTCTTTGAACTTCCGAAGTGGAAGGATAAGCTAACTTTTAAAGGTGGTACCTCTTTATCAAAAGTCTGGAATCTTATCGATCGCTTTTCAGAAGATATTGATTTGATAGTAGACCGTGAATACTTGGGTTTTGGTGGAGAAAATGAACCAGAAGAAGCTCAGACTTCATCTCAAAAAAAGAAGCGTATCGAGAGACTTAAAAAAGCGTGTCGGAAAACTGTTTCAGAGGATTTGCTTTCTTGTTTAGAGAAACAAATTAACAAAGAGCTTCCAGATCCGTCTTTAGCTAAGATCATCTTTGACCAAGAAGATCACGACCATAATACAATAGAGTTCTATTATCCAAGAGTGTTTCCTGAGAAGAGTCTGGAAGCATTGCTTCCGTATGTGAAATTAGAAATAGGACCAAGAGGTGATAATTGGCCTGCTGATAAACACGAGATAAAACCATATCTTATTGAAGTGTTGCCCCAGGTTTTCCCTCCAGAAGGTAAAATAAAAGTAAATGTTCTAGATTCGAGTCGAACCTTCTTAGAAAAGGCTATGCTGCTTCATGAAGAAGGACAACGGCCTGAATCCAGGAAAAGAAAAGGTAGGATGGCTCGTCATTACTATGATCTGTATTGCATGATTAAAGCTGGAATAGGCGATAAGGCTATTGCAAATGAATCTTTAGTTACTCGGGTAAGGGAGCATCGCATGTTTTATTACAATGTTAGTTGGGTGGACTATGAAACACTCCGACCTGGAACGATGGAAATGCTTCCAGGACAAGATGCTTTATCTTTTTGGGAGAAGGATTATGAGTCTATGAAAAATAACTTCTTTTTCGGCGAAGTTCCAAGCTTTACAGAAATAGTGAACTCAGTTGAAACTTTTCAAGATAAATGGAATGCGCTTTTTAGCTAG
- the istB gene encoding IS21-like element helper ATPase IstB produces the protein MSVTYQTLAKDGLKELGLHTALGQLDAASQQASAQDWSYTHFLGYLLDGELRERRRKTVAINIQFARFPYIKRLDDFDFNAQPGLDPRIIEELAAGRYLSEGRNVVLLGPPGVGKTHLAISLGVLCAEMGHRVYFTNAMDLAHKLTKAVDENRLHREMKNLTRPKLLIIDEVGYLQFDGPQASLLFQVICQRYQKNGAIILTSNKAFSHWADVFCEDAAMASAALDRLLHRSTVLNIKGESFRLKEKKKAGSDQLIAT, from the coding sequence ATGAGTGTAACCTATCAAACTCTGGCTAAGGATGGCCTTAAAGAACTTGGTCTCCATACCGCTCTTGGTCAACTTGATGCTGCCAGCCAGCAAGCATCTGCTCAAGATTGGTCCTATACACATTTCCTAGGGTATCTTTTAGATGGAGAACTCAGAGAAAGGCGACGCAAAACCGTTGCCATCAACATCCAATTTGCACGCTTCCCCTACATCAAGCGACTCGATGACTTCGACTTTAATGCTCAACCAGGCCTTGACCCTCGAATCATCGAAGAGCTCGCTGCCGGACGTTACTTAAGTGAAGGCCGTAATGTTGTTCTGCTCGGACCTCCAGGTGTTGGAAAGACGCATCTGGCTATCTCGCTGGGTGTTCTTTGTGCGGAAATGGGGCATCGTGTCTACTTCACCAATGCGATGGATCTGGCTCACAAGCTTACCAAAGCAGTTGATGAAAACAGACTCCACCGAGAGATGAAAAACCTCACTCGCCCCAAGCTGCTCATCATCGATGAAGTCGGCTACCTCCAATTCGATGGACCTCAGGCAAGCTTGCTTTTCCAGGTCATCTGTCAGCGTTATCAGAAAAATGGGGCCATTATCCTCACCAGTAACAAAGCTTTCAGTCATTGGGCTGATGTCTTCTGCGAAGATGCTGCTATGGCCAGTGCTGCTCTCGATAGACTACTTCATCGCTCTACGGTTCTTAATATCAAAGGAGAAAGTTTCCGCTTAAAGGAAAAGAAAAAGGCTGGGTCAGATCAACTGATCGCTACCTAA